Part of the Diabrotica virgifera virgifera chromosome 6, PGI_DIABVI_V3a genome, gccctacccaaagaggacgtatatgaccggtactagaaattcacaatttatgaaatcgatttatctctggaagataaatagacgtaccagttttcgtttttctaaatagaagtgttctataggtatttaaaaaaaaaactaattaaaagtacccatcttcaaagaactccagttcccttaggaagcattttggGAGTAGGTGATTTCGGATAttccttaatattttgagcccacgAATCTGCAGTTAAAacatttccaattattaatgaaatgtattgttttgttttatttcattatcttttattttgtaataatatttattatttcattcacagcagattctgaccaatagaaagctacagaaataaaaattaaagtgattattttttgatgattttagcttcagattaaaattatactgagaattatctactgtagaaaattaccgatagaatttttttaagtagattgtttctgtttaatggcaaccagtctcctagttttgacaactgtcacatttaagaaaatatccataatatacctattaaaaaataatcttacgaatatcacacgacagtaagaataaataagaaaataatgcttcatttttactcaaatttgttgtcatagggcaatagccactcgagccctgcgggctctcgtgtctattgccagacaacaaattttcgaaaaactgtcgcattattttcaatttattctcactctcttgtgatattatacccgataatttttgacaatatcccgtcgtcaattatattacgtcagatgcccttcgttgctacgaaaaaaatacattcagtgacattaatgacaattaatgttttaaaagttataaaagtggtgactttcaaccgtcaaatatttataacaactgtatgTTTAACTGTACCTAAttagtaatttgtacttacataaataaattacaataaaatattggttttgaacagttttaatcatgaaataatcgcagcaaattgcactagatctctaaaattattatcgaattgtttccctcgtgccactttgacataattttacttccattcgggtcgtgaaattaaacctgtcaaagtgtcactcgggaaaaaatcgataattttagagctcttgtgtaattactactgccaatttttgtaatttcagtaaactttatttgttattgtttttttcctaatctttgtaagctttgtccataaaatagTAACACTTTCAgtaacaagaaagcatatttatattctattctatattATAAACGTTTCtgctttttttgttgaaaatttttttagcaTCATGCCATATCAGTGGatgaaaagggccccgcgacaaactttgatatggggcccctgTGTTGCATACAAATGCCACTGCATACAAATCTGATAAAAAAGTGACAGTAAAACGTCCTTGCTTCGGTTTTGGCTGCTGCCGTTTCTCATGTATCCACATAAATCATCTTCCATGTAAATTAAACAAATCAGCAGCCCCTAAATAAGCCAACATGACAAACCGTAGCCGACGGCGCGTAATTTTTATATTGAGATCTAGCAGACCAAGGCTACGTTGATTTATCGTTTACTTGATATAGAGAAACAAATTGTTAGAATCGCTTACTAATATGATTGATTAGATCGTCTTTTGTTCGTGAATACACGCGAGTTAAAAGTTGGCCGTGATTTATGGTTGTTTTTGCGACGTCCATTTGTCATTTTAAAACCAGGCAACCGCGATTCGTGTTCGAAGCGTTTAAACGACAAAAACgccgtttttttaaattaatggcTCGGTTGCAAATAGTATTTATCTTTTGTTCCTATATTGCTACAGTGCGCTAATAATTGCTATGATATATGTAGATACAAAAATTTTAGTAATTCGCTTAAGTGGTTCCACGAAGAATTATTTTTGCATGAATGCAGAATATAAATTGAAATTCGCCAAAGATATATGGTTACATTTTTAAAggagaaatttttaaaaatgaaatagaggataaatttaacaaaaaagaTAATCGTAATTAATTTGAGTtcttgtttatacagggtgtcccgaaaagattggtcataaattataccacacattctggggcaGCGGCGCCGACTTTTAGAAATTCCGTCCGGTGCACCTCACCTTCGATTGTCAAAGTTTTTTTCTTTGTGCTGAAAAAGGTAGGGTGGGTTTGGTAGCTAAATTTTCAGGAAAATAAACATATTCGACTAACTTATTAACGTTTATtgaattaaaaatatgaagataGATAAACATACCTATATCCTACATCTACGAAAAACATAAACACGACATGATCAACATTACactaataataattaatacataTAAAACTGCCATTAGTCAATAGAACATGATAAAACAACAGACAACGGCTGtaaaatatatttcatttttcTCTAGGATCGAACAATGAGAAAGAGTTCATCCTAACAGAGGACCGTTTGATGAACTCATTGCAGAGTTGTTCCAAATCGAGATTTTCCACCATGTTGCCATGAACATTCAGTATCCTTACATCGTTTAATCTCTTCTGACTCATTATTGATCTTAAAAATGATTTCAATCTTCTCAATGACGAGAAAGATCTTTCGGCCGTACATGATGAGACTGGTATTCCCAGCAACAACTTTATGAATTTTAAATATTCAGGTAAAATATCATAAAGCTCGCTATGACTCCTCAGATATGTCACTATATCCTGTATAGATTCAAGTTCGACATTTCGCTGTGATGTAATATCCAAGAACATGTTTCTATGAAGAGCCAATCTATCGCCATAGAAGTCTTCTTTATAAAAGGATGTCACATAATTTGCATTTTCCGCTTTGTCCAGCGCAAATGCCTCAACTTTTCTGAGATGCTTCAATGTATCCCCCTCAAATCTTGTCGTCAAGCTAGTCACTGTCATGTCAATAATTTCATAGTACATCTGGCGGTGAAATTGTTTAACATCGTCAAAATTGTGTTCGGTTTGTCTCATGTCATCTACTTTCCTTGAGACCTTTCTTCTTTTGGGCAATATTGGTTCGTTCAAATCCAATTGCTCAGACTCTGTTGTAACATTGTTCCACAATTCATCATACCTGCCTTCATTGCGAATCGACAGCAAATACGTTTTCACAGTTTCTACTTGTTTGGTTGCTTTATTAAAATCAAGTGCTTGTCCTTGCAGGATCGTGTTGAATGTCTCTATTCTTTCGAATATAAGTATTATAGACTTAAGAAGGTAGTAAAATCCGAAATTTTGTTGAGAAATCCGCTAGCTTTTGATCCTCCATCGCTTGGCTGCGATTTCTGCTGTTCCAGGAATTCACCTATATTCTCGTAATTTTTTAAGAATCTCTTCAAAGATTCAACTCTCACACACCAGCGAGTGGGACAAAATGGGCGAAGAGCTGGAGATTTATCTGAGCCTTGAAATAGCTTAAAGCGGCTGAGTCTTTTCGGAGAATCTCGAATGAAAGTGATAATGTCCTTTATATCAGAGAGGAAATCACGGACATGCAAGATTTTCTGGAAGGAATCTTGAACGACTAGATTCACTCTATGAGCGTAACAGTGCACATATATAGCACGTGGCTCATggagaagaatttttttttgaacaccaTTGACACATCCACTCATATTCGCTGCGCCGTCGTAGCACTGTCCGCGACAATTGCCAATCTCCAATCGACAACGTAATAAAACATCTCTAATCATGTTATAGAGAACATCTGCAGTTGTGGATTCAGTCTCGTGCACACCGATGAAATATTTTTCAACTTCCAAGGAAGCATTCACGCTTCTCAAGCAGAAAGACATTTATTCGCTCAGTGAAATGTCTGATATTTCGTCagcaattattgaaaaaaattcttGCGAACGGACACGATCATGAATAATTCTCTGAAAAGCATTCGATAAAATGGACATTACTTCATTCGAAATATCATGAGATAACCATTTATATCCTGTTCTGCCCAACCAAGATTGCAGTTCTGGAATATCGTTAGCTTTTAAATGAAGCAGATTATTTAAGTTTGATGTCCTATCGAAGTGTCCTCTGACGGAAATACTCTGAACAGTCAAGTATTTAATAGTGGAACATATTGTGAGAAGACATTTTCTTGCATCGGTCACGTCTTTCAATTTAGACTTTGACAACATATTTGCGACGTTCACGCCTTGATCGTTCTGCCTCAATGATAGCGCCGAATGTCTGTGAAAGTCTGACTTTTCGTGATCCTTGAATCTCTCTAACGCTTTGCCCCACGAGTTGAAACCTTCTGTAACGTAAGTTGATAAGACTCTCTGCGAATTTATTCCAGTCGATGCTATTGGCAGCTTCAATGAGGCTGCTGTTTTGCAAATAGTACAAAAATTTTTATCGAGTGTACTGTCATATGTTATCCATGGATAAGTGACAATCCACGTGTCACGAAACTGTCTGCTCTTCTTTCCACTAAACGTTATGATTTTACTACCATTGTAACCCTCAACAGATGTCGATGGAACTGGAACAGGTTGTTCATTCCTCGTAGCCTGATGAGTTTGTATCGGAGTACGTATTATGAACTTATCCATTTCTAGTGATCAGGAATCTAGAATGAAAATTTCACACTGTATTTGTTGTCACAAAACAAAAGCATTTTAATACAcaattgaagcgtttatttgaaaaacaacgcatgtccattttttgcaaatttgactTTATATGTTGTTCGCATAAAATAGTAGTTTTTTATCGATCTCACACATTCAGTTGTGTAAAAATCCCAAATGTCCGGAGTAAATTACATAGAATATTCGGatagatttaaaaaaacaacAGATGTCCAAGCGGTATGTTGTAAAAGCAACACTTGTCCCATCTTAATCAACGGTCATCGCTAAGCGTAAATGATTTTGTCTATAAATTTATCAGTTGTGTGCGTTCTTTGAAGATTTGagataaaatttgaaataaattgaaGCTGGGCAGTTTTTCTTGATTTGCCAAAATTTTAATTCTTGGACAagtgttgtttttcaaataaacgcttcaattaTTTCCCCTTTGTACTTACCTGCCTTAATCTATGTACAGTGATGGCACGTCCccttaccaaaaaaaaaacgcaCTGTAAACAGAATGCGTGACAAATTGAAATATATTCGACTGGTCTTGTAACATAGAATAAACACACAGAACGAGCAAGTGAACGACGTCCGAGAATTCAACCCGAAGCGCGCGGAGTGGGCGGGCGAGACGGGATTTCACGGTACAATGGGAGATCGGCAGACGGCAGCCTTGAAAATTTCGTCTCCATGTATCGTGCGGCGACCGAAAATTCAACTCCATCGGCGTCCGGTGCTTCGCACCGGACAGATTTACCTGTCCGGGGCGCGGGCCCCGCAGCACCCACGTAGTCGGCGCTTGtgttctggggtcaaaaatagatcgactgaacctaacttaccttagtacaaatgtgctcacaaaaaaagttacagccctttaaagttacaaaatgaaaatcgatttttttcaatatatcgaaaactgttagagattttttatttaaaatggacatgtatcattcttatggcataaacatcttaaaacaaaattatagtgaagtttgtccacctcataaaaattttatgggggttttgttcctttaaacccccccccccaaacttttgtgtacgttccaattataaacttttttgcctcttagtattttttcgataagtttttatcaagatgcggcttcttttttaatacagggtgtaacaaaaatacaggtcataaatgaaaTCACATGTCCTGGGAATAAAaacagttcgattgaacctaacttaccttagtacaagtatgaacacaaaaaaagttatagccctttaaagttaTATATATAATCCTAAACCCATTTACCCTAAGGTGTCGGGTGTAATGTCTTTAGTTAGTTGCATGcacaatttttctccattgcttcttaTTCTTTGCTTGGTTTCTTGCTTGTTCTTTGCTGATTCCTCGTGTTTCTAGTATTGAGGTTACATTATCATCCCATGTCTTCATTGGCCTGCCCCTTGGTCTCTTGGTTTGTCTTCTGGCTTCCCATACTTTTTTAACTGGtctttcttggttcattctaacCATGTGTTCATACCATCTCAATTGGgcctcttcaatttttttaataattggttGGACCTTAAGATGTTCTCTGACTGCCTCATTTCTAATCCTGTCTAACCTGGTTGTACCCATTATTCTTCTACGAAATTTCATttctatgctctgtattttcgatTTTAACTTATCAGTAAGCGTCCAACTTTCACTACCAAAAGTTAAAATCGGCACAAACACCGTCTTATATATGGACACTGGCTTTGTGGGATACTTCTTTTTTTGACAGAAACGTACTTTTGATTGCGTGGTACATCCGAGCAGCACTTTCTATTCTGGAACTTATTTCAGTTTCTTCAGTTCCTCTGCTCTCTATTTGtactcccaagtatttgtaagtaTCGACTTGTTCAAGTGAATTTCCGTTAATTGTTATCTTcgtttgttttctattttttccaCATACCATTACTTTCGTCTTCTCATTATTGTTTCTCAGATTTCGTTTAATTAATGCAGCGTTCCATACTTGTAAATTTCGATTGAGTGCTTCTTCATTTTTCCCAAATATCACTAGATCGTCTGCGTATGCACACTGTGAGATCCACACTGCTTCTAAATTTCTGTGTCTGGCATATAACTTTAATGTTTCTGCTCTAGTTTCTTTAATTATGTCATCCAGGACAATGTTAAACAGTATGGGGCCTAGGACTCCTCCTTGACGTAGACCTTCATTTACTATGAACTCTTCGGATTCCATATTATCGGTTCTGATTCTGTTCCTTGTATGTCTATATATACTCATAATGGCTTGCCTGAGTTTGATTTTCACACctttcttttttaaacatatgtCAATCACCTTCCTTGGAgtactatcaaatgccttttctaaGTCTATAAAGGCTTGGTATAACTCGGTGCTTGAGTTCCGtgcattttgtattaatttcttgATAGTAAAAATGTGATCTTGGATGCTTCTGCCTTTTCTAAATCCACTCTGTGATTGTTCCATTTTAGAATCAACTTCTTGTAAAAGACGTTTTTCTAGTATTCTCTCATATACTTTGGATGGGATGCTcagtagtgttattcctctgtagttgctACATTCGCGTCTGtcaccttttttgaaaatgggtaGAATAACTGCCACTTCCCAATCTTTTGGTATTTGGCTCTCACTCCATGCCCTATTACACACTTTTGTTAGCAGTTCAATGCCCTTGTCGCCCATGTTTTTAAGCATTTCCGCTGTGATTTTATCAAATCCAGCCGCTTTACCTTTCTTAAGCTTTTGTATGATTTCCTTTGTTTCCGCTATAGTTATTTCATCTTGAATTTAGTCTTCCTGCTCTACCTCTTCTGGTTCTTCTGTGATAATGTCTACATCGTTTTGGATATTCAGTAGATCCTCGAAATATTGCTTCCATCTCTCTAGGATGTGGTCATTGTCATGAAGTAAGTGTCCTTCTTTGTCCCTTATTTGCTTTGGTGTTTGTGGAGCCttttcgattcttaaattcttcaGGGTTTTAAAGAATAACTTTTCGTTAGAGTGGTAGTCTTCTTCCATCTTGTTTCCGAATTCTTCCCAACTTTTCCGTTTCGCTGCTAGTACCATATCTTTGACTTTGATTCTTTGCAGTTTGTATATTTGGTAGTTGTCTGCGGTTTCGTTCCTTAAATAATTTTTCCAAGCTATCTTCTTAGACTTCACTTCTGCTTTTATTTCATTGTTCCACCAGTTTGTACATTTTTTGCTTCTGTTATTTCTTGTTATCCCGCATACTTGTTTACCACCGTTTAGGAGTGCTTCTTTCAGTATTTGCCAAGTTTGGTCTAAGTCACCGTCATGTTCAGCGTGCTCTGTTAGGTAGTTATTAACGTAGTTTTTAAACTTGGTTGCTGTCTCCTTGTCTGCTAGCTTATGTGACCTGATTACTTCTATAGTAGGTGTATCATGAGCTTTACTGGTTTTCTTGGTCTCTTTCGTTATTAATTCTTGTCGCATTCCCAAGCTGGTTCTGGCTACAACTAGATAGTGGTCACTAAATAATTCAGCTCCTCGTTTTACTCTTACGTCCTTAATACATTGCCTTGCTGATCTATTTACTAACACATAGTCTATGATGGATCTTTCGCCTCTACTTTTGACTTCTCTTGTATATTTATGTGCATCTTTGGGTTTAAAAAACGTGTTcgttattattaaataatttctCTGCATATATCAATAATACGTTCCCCATCGTCATTTTTATTTCTTCTCCATATGGTCCTAATACATCTTGGGTATGTTCATCTCTTACACCCACTCGGCCATTTAGATCCCCCAGTACTATAGTATTGCCTTCTAAACTGTCTATTATTTCTGAAGTCTTGTCCCAGAATATGTCTTTGCTAGCTGCTCTTTCGTCATCATTTATTCCATATATAACGATGATATTGACTAGTTTGTGTTCCTCGGTTACCAGTCTTATCTTTAAAATTCTTTCGGAAATGCATTCCCAATCTTTAATGTTCTTTATTAGGTTGCTGTGTATCAGGCAGCCTACCCCTTCTTTTGCCCTTCCGCCAAGTGACACTCCACTGGTGATGAAGAAGTGTCCATTCTCTAAAAAGTGTGTGTTTTTTCCCTTCTTTTTGGTCTCTGTTATACCCAGTATaaccctttaaagttacaaaataaaaatcgatttttccgatatatcgaaaactataagagattttttaatgaaaattaacatgtggcattattatatcaggaacatcttaaaaagaaattatagtaaaatttgtgtaccccataaaaattttatgggggttttgttcccttaaaccccccaaacttttatgtacgttacaatcaaattattattgtggtaccattagttaaacacaatatttttaaaactttttttcctcttagtattttttcgataaaccagttttattCGAGATGTGCCTTCTTGTTTaatttgtttacataaaaattttattggggttttgtgcctttaaaccccccaaatgtttgtgtacgttccaatgaaactattattgcggtaccattagttaaacacagtatttttaaaacttttttgtctcttagtatttttccgataaggaaccttttatcgagatatggattcatttttaatatggttcaaagtatacctcaaactgtaataatttataaataaatgcatattattaccaggtctcatAATCGTACTTGTAGGTGGTGGTATATGTGgtgaatttgacaaatattcaaaatatctcgataaaaacctAGCTcttcgaaaaaatactaagaggcaaaaaagtgttaaaaatattatgtttaacCAATGGTgtcacaatgataatttaattgaaacgtagacaaaagtttggggaggggggtttaagggaacaaaacccccataagatttttatggggtgcacaaatttcactataagtttttttttgagacattcctgttataagaatgccacatgcccgTTTTCAATCAGAAACCtgaaatagttttcgatatattggaaaaaatcgatttttattttgtaacttcaaagggctgtaactttttttgtgtgcacatttgtactaaggtaagttaggtttaatcaaactatttttggtccgagaatatgtggtttaatttattacccgtatttttgttacaccctgtatattcacataaaaaaattatggggttttgttcctttaaaccccccaaatgtttgtgtacgttccacttaaactattattgtggtaccataagttaaacacagtgtttttaaaacttttttgctgcTTAGTCTTTTTTGACAAGTCATCTTTTATCGacatatggcttctttttcaaaatatacataagaatgtaaattataaataaattttcagattataaacaggtctctacaatcgtatttaccatataaaaatatgtggtgaattcgacaaatattcaaaatatgtcgataaacactggcttatcgaaaaagtgctaggaggcaaaaaagttttaaaaacattgtgtttaactaatggtgccacaataataatttaattgaaacgtacacaaaagtttgggaggttttaaaggaacaaaacccccataaaatttttatggggtgaacaaatttcactttaatttttttttaagatcaTGCTGATATAAGAaagccacatgtctattttcaataaaaaatctctaatagttttcgatatattgaaaaaaatcgattttcgttttgtaacttcaaagggctgtaactttttttgtgagcacatttgtactaaggtaagttaggttcaattgatctatttttgaccccagaatgtgtggtataatttatgaccaatcttttcggtacaccctgtatagcccgatcagggaacacaaaattttacgaaaacctccaaaaaaaaggaaggatgaaaatttggaaataggtagttgaaattgtctattattatataagaaaaagtttacaattctatatcccctccattttacaaaaattgggaagtacggggtgaaaaatattttctcgtgagtgaaaaaatacgttcaaaataggcccggaattggataaaatgactaattctaaacaacttttgttctatagagtatTTTCattgtcaatacttttcgagttatttgcgagtgaatatgttcatttttaacaaaaaaaaaacatgtttatggacggtttttcgcaggtaacaaaaaataagtagtctagcgaaaaaaatattcttaataaaaatatagcttataaaaaattgaaaattgtgTACGCGtaaggtctgcagacccagtataagcagagttgtagcttatgaaaagtaggttctttttcgtcaaattccaaatcgaatatttcaatgtgaaataaccaaaaaacagagcattttcggggaaaattcatttcaactttttaaagtgtttaaaaaatgtttatttttgttttttaaaaaaatttctaaaattaaaaataagtgagttacgctcaaaatatcgTTGGTGCCCTTTATTTCTTTGGTACAAagatcgcgaaaatcaccccctaattagcttcccaaataaaattaatcgtaaccgcttcacacgttattttacttatgtattgtttatattatctataagtttcattggttcaaagtgctcagttttgaaagaaattaaaataaaacattttttttaattttcaaaaaaaattaaattgttcatggaattaacttaaaaattattagtaatatcaaaaatcttaaagagtaataaaatgtacgttttccTTTTCTGAAttatactaaaattgattatgctatggctgttcaaaatttgcctaaactcgtgattagttactcgttcaagccattttaccacagctttttcaaaaataagcactttgaactgatgaaacttacagatcatataaataatacataagcaaagtaacttgtgaagtggtaatgagaaaatttatttgtgatgctaattagggggtgattttcgcgatttttttaccaaaaaataaaagagaccaacaatatattgagcgtaactcacttacttttaatgttacaagttttttaaaaaaacaaaaataatccttttttttaaacactttaaaaaagtttaaatgaatttccccgaaaagtgctccgtttttgggttatttcacattgaaatattcgatttggaattttatgaagaagaacctacatttcattagctacaactctgcttctgctgggtctacagacctcaagcatacaccatttttttcagttttttataagctatatttttgctaaaaatatttttttcgctgaaatacttactttttgagttatctccgaaaaaccgtccaaaaacgcTATAATATgagatctctctctctctctctctctctctctctctctctctctctctctctctctctctctctctctcactctctctcttggaccatcactcctagtggagtattgggcgcatcTGCGTTTTCTTGCCGGTGGTGTAAGTGGTGGCCAGATCAGCGTATCTTATTTGTGTTTACTATCTGGTTAATCTGCGCACTAGTTTCTCGCAATATCCTCTGTTTCTAGCGTTTTATTTTCACATCCCCCCATCTTAAGCCGATTCTGTTATGTTCTCTGGTTACTGTTTTCTTCCAGGTGCTAACTGGTCTTCCCCTTTTGCTTGTCCTCTCAGGTTGATATTCGAGTGTTTGTCTTGTGATGCTATTAGTAAATTTTCTTAGCGTATGGCCAATCCATTACCACTTTTTCTGCTTAATTGTtattatactgtttttttttgttctttaccATAGTCCTACGCTCGTTATGTTATTAGGACAGCAAGATCTTAGGATCTCTCTGATGGACCTATTTATAAAAGTCTGTAGCCTCTTTGTTGTGCATTCTTCGTGCTTTCAAGTTTCTGCACCGTATAGTGATTTTGAGACAGGCATTGTAGGTATTCTTTGATTTTTGTTGCTTCtgatattttacttatttgtCAGTTCTTATTTAACGCATTGAAGGCGAATTGTTCCTTTGTTATTCCTGCTTGTATGTCTTTCGTGTGACCCCCTTTTCTTTTCATGATTGATCCCAAATGAGTGACTTTCTCTACTTCTTTAAATTCgttacattttagttttattttattaatttacaGGTTAtcgttttttaagatttttgtctGCTCTGCATTTATCTAGAGACCAATTATGTTAGAGTATCAACTGTGTTAGCTTATCGATAGCTTACCAAAGAATTGGCAAGCATCTATACTGCTGATcttaacattaaaaaaattatacattattTATAGGAAtattattactctgggctaattagcaaaattcatggaaaagttatttaccagcaattttattgctggaatcgaattataagatcctataaattaacaatataggtatgcaaagtccgcagatagtgtgctactttttttataaacaaaatggcaccgacaaatcgtatttttttcaattattgctctataactccgaagactttacaacaaaaacacccaaataaaaatacaccgcaattaaattctgcatagagatatgtttttcacgatttgctccgacgaaaattttccttggaaaatgtgggttttctcaacaaaatctcgaattttcaaataaattttttgggccagtaattatttatcaataattatatagcttggtgaaataaaagctttcttggtatagattataaagtcagaagccggtgaaaatgaaatgaatattttagcaacaattcagttgttaattaacaatttacagt contains:
- the LOC126886277 gene encoding zinc finger MYM-type protein 1-like; translation: MSFCLRSVNASLEVEKYFIGVHETESTTADVLYNMIRDVLLRCRLEIGNCRGQIETFNTILQGQALDFNKATKQVETVKTYLLSIRNEGRYDELWNNVTTESEQLDLNEPILPKRRKVSRKVDDMRQTEHNFDDVKQFHRQMYYEIIDMTVTSLTTRFEGDTLKHLRKVEAFALDKAENANYVTSFYKEDFYGDRLALHRNMFLDITSQRNVELESIQDIVTYLRSHSELYDILPEYLKFIKLLLGIPVSSCTAERSFSSLRRLKSFLRSIMSQKRLNDVRILNVHGNMVENLDLEQLCNEFIKRSSVRMNSFSLFDPREK